cgcagatggaacctttctcaaaaattcttgttttgattttgtcataaaactgataacaagagacatcaccattaaatttgcaggttacggagtggttttatattttcttctgacattctgcacctgctttcggaccaaaattttttaacaatggaaAAAATCCTTTTAACAGatgttccgaaaaacaaaatcaaccaatttgctgcaaattcgaaatgctaacatttctgttagaaaaaacgttaaacatctctgtctacttaatttcaaccggcaaagtaagtcaaattgcatttgaaccatgctcagataaatatctctttATCAGTATTCGTCGAAAAGTGCATCGCTATTCAAAACCTGATCAGCTAACCAAtcatatcatttatcaattttgcagaccAAACACTTCAGTCCAGTTATTTCACTCTTCAAATTTGACCATATGTGTGGCCTGGCAGCATTGTAGGCTTCATCGTGCAGCTCTATATACGATAGacatttcttttaaaaatcgcaaacattctttttaaatacaaattttttccctgcaaatttagcttcacctctgacagaatatttgcaacatctacggcaggggtcggcaaccttttgtcgcccgagggccaaaattaagggttgcgagtcattggcgggccgcacatatttttagaaagttgaaactgaacggatgatactttttatattaaaaatcatgcagtgatacatctctcgaatagaatatagatttatttcctcattgcatctcaaaaaattccatttgaatattttcagcgccattgaaccctttgcacttagcttcaacttttctgcgttttgttgccattcgagcttgaagtaaatcatcattaaattcagaggagaacagcggagcaatgcaccaactctcatttatttctggctaaacgtgcaaaatcagcgaatccgcttatcagacagcggacatggaaaattctaactgtgtatatttacaagttaatgcaaatttagcctcaaaaaaatttgaaattaaattagaGGTGCAGTCAAAACTTTGGTCATGAATAGCAGTGTGATAGGTAAATGTCGGCTGCCAACGACACAGAATCATCCTAATATTTGTTATCGCAAAATTGGTCAGTCGAGTCGATGCCTCAATGTTTTGTGCTTCCTGCTTTGGATATGATTGTTGACATCTGAATGTCCGCCATGACTAATAGAAAAACAAATCTGCAATGCGTACAGTGTACCTTTCCTCCTTTagtttgcttcaaataaggaaaatctttcTTTAACTCATCAGAAAACTTGTACTTTCTTTTTGGCATTTCGACAACTTAACGACATTGCAGTTAACGCCAGAAAACGCATTAAAACATATACtaattgtgacataacaatagagcgatttctctctctgaactagcaaagtgtgtcgcaaaacagtggtaaatgggctgtcaccgttaaaaaaaaatttgtaataataatgaatttgaattttttacccatgaaaaccgtgctgacaaaccgggacatttgagtcaaccggccgggacgccgggacagcaTGTCAaatccgggactgtcccggctaaaccgggacgtatggtaagcctacacatgggttcaaatgtacgtgggttcaaatgtacggtcaccaactGAGACATAACAAACAGGGCACCGCCGCTGATGGGAATGATGTTTTTTCGGGCACCGATTTCCTCATTTTTTTCCGTAACTgtaaccaatcagcaaaaagagGTAACAATCGCAATTtctgcagccgctcagacagatattttAGCGCGGTTGTAAATATTGCCCCGTTTTTGTATTTTTgcatgttatttgtcagttttcaattttgtttttaaaaaatagttgtgaattaaataacttTATTTCTCCCGAATAGCTtgagttgcagtaatcaaaaataagTCTCGCAAACGCGACGACAGACCGGGCTGAAATCTGCTATCAGTACCtgtaagcggcacgtggttgaataattttattaaaaatggtttcaaacatgtaaaccagtttatGAACGCCAACACTTCAGAATAAACATACATTTTCCAGTAGTAAATTATAGGGAGGTATCGAAGAAACATTCTCTCGATGGGAGAGGAACTTTTGTAAAAGAGCCGCTTCAGGTATCATAGCGGGTGTGTTTCTAACGTTAAACACAAAACGCCGACCGTCTATCTCGATAATATGACAAGGATGGTCCTGAAATCAAACCGGAGACAAAATGCCGGCCGATTATTCTTCGCACTCGTCTATTGGATAATAACATGGTAACGCACGTCACTTTCCACCCCAGAAACTAAGGAGaaaaatttttctgtctcgcatattgaatgaaaaattattataaaaacgTTTGTTGACAATTTGCTGCTCTGGCATAAAAGCGTTTGCGTTGTGGTAATTCTGAATCCATTCTAAGTTTTATTCATACAGCTATTCCAAGGTACCCTAGCCGCTGACCAAATGGTCCTTTGCGGTTATGCTGCCCATTTCGTGCAAAGGCatgaatatatacaaatatatccTGATTTTCCTGCTGTCATTTTTATGTGCCTCTCCCTAATGGCTAATAAAACATGATTTGATTGATGGATAAACATTGTAAACAACAATAAATGcggtgtgtgtgtgcgtgctgCGCCACGAATTGATCAATTTGTTGAGATAATTTTTATTCTTGGACAATAGATAATTAATAAATCTTGtagtcatttttttttcattgcaacGTTCAGCATTGACAAATGAAGTGGTCAGAAactaaaattatgaatttgaatgaaaacaCCAATGCAGTGAATAACTTTTTTCATATTGGTTTAAATTATGATTGAATGTAACAATATCAAAGACCAGCAGTGAAAAATAATAGGATAGTATTTTGCAATGtcaaaattacaaaaacattttaacATCGAAAAAGTTGGCCCTTGATGGGAGATTATTTACCAATCAACACATCCATGACTTGCTAGATTTTCCTCAATATCAGCAGTAACATCTGCTGAAAGAAATCTTCAAATAGTGTCATATACTTGAGTTTGGTAATGATCTTCCTTGCCTCGATCGCCAAACCATGTACAAATCACACAACTTCAGTCTACATGAACTGATGTTATGCAGGTTTCGAAACTTTACATAGGCGAGCAAGAAGCGCAGACAATTGTAAAAGAGAGTTAACTCCTTCGATTATCTTCATATGCAATAATCCTATTTCCTTGATGTATTCCAACTTCAGATACTCAGCCATTTGATGTGTTTTCGTAACTCTGAATATGTTGGTAATAATGTCTTCTGCTGAATATCCCATTGAccaaaaatgatgaataatcTTGTACGCCTGGAACAGTGAAAAGTTTTGATGTCAATGTGAGTGTTATTTATGTTTTCAACGCTCGAAAATAGGTCTACgtaatatttgaaacaatagAACAGGTGAGAGTCAAACACCAATACATTGTCAGATGATTCATTAAACAACTGTTTACCAATTCTGTAGAAAAAAGGGAAACACTACTACTGTGATTCCAACTGTACATAATACATTGAATCATAAATCAGAAAGGTCTGACAAAGGTGACAGCAATCACATCATTGTCAGATAATGGCATATGTGCTGTGGTCCAATAATACAATGAAATTTTTCGTAACTTACCTCATCCAAGTTTCCAACAATACACTTATCCAGCATATTTTTTATAAGAAGTGGGTGTGGTTCATCACAAACTTTAAATACATTAGCTCCATTGACAATGCCAAACCCTTGATGTGTAGACTGAAGATTGTTGAGAGCCTAAAAAAAAGGAGAACAACTGTGATGagttttttcagaaaattttcaCATATAGTGATGGATAGCTCAACAGGCATAACTCAACTTTTTTTACCCCACCACTTGTATCAAACTCGCGACATTGTTTTAGAAGTCGCAGCAAGAAATGATCTAGCGAGCTGATGCTAGAATCTGAACCGAATGGTAACCGAACAAAGCATCACAATGCGCCATATGGCTATTCCATCTTGTTAGTTTTGCTCTCCAAGAATATAATCTTGTCTTACTCATGAAGCAGTAGGCATTGACACCTTTTACCTGTCTCATATCTCCTTGTGAAGTGAATATAATTGCTTCTAAACCATCATCTGTGTATTCaactttttctttttctatGACTTCCATCAAACGACTTAGAATCTGAACAAAAGGTCTAAGAAATGAAACTCCCCGAGTACAATAATGCAATACAATTCCAATTGTAATTAATACCCATGTCTAACATAGCATGgcaaaaagttgaaaaacatAAGCGAATTACCGACATTTCAAACTCCTAACCTGTGCATCTGTAAGTTTCGTATATCTCAGAACAGCACATCTTGATTGTATAGGCTCAATAATTTTGTCAGATTGATTGCAGGCCAAAGCAAATCTTGTTGTCTTACTGTATATTTCCATTGTCCTAAAAGATCCGTAAGTGATGATATTTGTATCAGATCGTTATCACAGATGTGATATGATCATGTTCGATTCAAAATAGTTAGTTTATACTGATTCTGAAAATTGAGTTaggtatttgaaaaatatttattcttaccgggaatggatttattttaattgaatttaaaGATTTAATGGGGGTATCaaacaacacaaaaaacaatttctcactttcacattttattttatcgaaATGATATTATCTGATATTTTTTAGTAACAAAATCAGGATTATCTAATTACACGATAGACCTTTTGACGAATTAATAGACAGACACATTTTCGGGCAAATCCACTTGTTAACTAATAAACAGGGGTGTCAAGAATGAATCAAATACTCAGAATTAATTATATATGTTATactcaatttttgattttgagattttgaaattcattaaaatatacaTGGTTCAATATTCAGGaagataatatttcaatttcaaaatagataataatttatttcagcGATCTCTAGCAGCAGGAATGAATATATTAATCCATTATAAGTAAAATTTCTGATTGAATACTTTACAGTTTTGGATTCTCTCACCTTCTTAATGCTTGTTGTGCTCCACTTGTCATACTATCTGCTTCATCCAGAATTATAAACTTATGTCTTCCTTGAGACAAGGTAACTTTCTTCTGAGCAAAcatctttattttatttctgacaACATCAATCCCTCTGAAAATATGTTTGATTATAACGTTAAAATATATCAACCAATGGTCTACTTGATTCTTGTGTGATTCTATTTTATGGTTAGGAACTTGGAGTGGAAAAAAGTTATATGTAACTACAGGCCAATCGCAAACTCATTTCAGCTCTGATTCCAGGcagacaaatttatttatatcaaataacaGAATTTGGAcaacaaaaacttttttctttttctgttGCCATCTCAGACATTTAGGACTACTTTCAAACTTCTGGCTCCAAGGACATAACTCCATAACCAGCCAGTAGGCCTATGACTCAAATAGTGGcaaaaaacaaactaatatTGATAAGGCACTAATTACAAAGTCAAGTACAAAATCTCATGGCCAACCCAAAATAATATCCTCTTTTATATTAGTGGCTTGCCATAATGAGCGTTGAAATGAAGATTCAAAATGCATTGTGAGAAAAACTTTGCTAACAGGTAATAACACTGTGAAATAAATACCTGTCATTTGAAGCATTCAATTCTAAAACAGCATCCTTGTACAATGGACCAAGAAGAGCTCTGGCCAAACATAATATACTCGTTGTTTTACCGGCACCCGGGGGACCGGCTATAATTATATTCGGAACATTTCCTTTCTTAGAAAATACTTCGAGGCGACCTACTGTTGTTTCATTTCCTACAATTTCTGATAATTGTGTTGGTCTGTATTTCTCAATCctgtaaaattttataaatttgcaAGAATATTTCGGTAATTTACCCGGTATCAACGCTTTGTGAAAAACGCAcaagataaaatattgaatttccaTGAGTTTGACTTCTCCAAAATAAAGCATTGATTACCTTACataaaaatagaatttcatGGCTGCACCTATCAAATTAATTGTTTTTCGTGAAATTTgttaatttcgaaaaaaatcaTCAGTTTCAGTTGCTTATGCACTGCAGACAAATGCAAACAACTTGAGAAGGATTGAATGAATATTGGATTTATTCAATCTATGGTGTATGTAACTTACTAGAAAAATCTTACCAAGGTAGCTCGTAAGCTGGCTTTTCATTAGAGGTGTCCGCCATGAAAAGAACCAAAGAAAACGCACAACTCTAAAAGAATTTCGATGAAACGACAGCCCGTATAAATTCAAAGTGGGGATTTCCCTAAAAGCGGGAAAAATATTACAGTTGCCAGATGTCAATAATACTTTACATGGGTCTTGGGTTTTGATGGGATAAATCCGATGGATCAGGATAGACCATTTACTCCTATGTTTTGTATCAAACTAGTTTGCTTGTAATTTGGGTGTTTCTCACTCAACGTAGAAATAGGTATTATGACTTTTTTAAATCCGtattattttacaataaatCAATAATACATAGCGAACGTTTCGTTTTACTGTTTTGAATAACAGCTTCATTTTACTATCGGTTCTATGGTGCTTTGAAGCGGTAGTGTAAGTACAACACccttatgttttaattttggttttgttaagAGCAAAATGTTGGGCAAGAGCTGGGCATCTAATTGAACTGACGTACGTCAGATAGGACCATCTCCATGTTGCGACTCAACTGGTTGATTTTCATGTCTTGGGTCATTGAATAATAAGGCTACAAAAGTAGTACATAAATTGGCAAAAGGCTAAGATCTAGCCTGTTGTTATATCATGTTGTGTCTGACattgttggacacgttagtggacataacgatcgttttggtatttttgttgttcttgttcttatttgtcttcttcttggtatcgttatgaaaaaatcgcttttctcgttgattactggaccaattgctttgaaattttcagtgagtaaagattatatttttccccagaaggctattacttttatttattcttaaattttatatgaatcctatgagatatgatatttcatacaaaatttcgcggtatttatttttactcatggaaacactgttttacacttatttcaagcggtttcgcgatcgattgtcttgctcagtactacagctactgtaggtcggtactggtaagttgccataccggtaccgtaacgcagtgaaattgacttattccttccgcggtattactaatgctgcaatgcaagttttatagcctatcgtatgcggaacggaatatcagacctacaggttcggtaccggtactggtagctcagtacgtaagtacgatagcctactatatttgtttattttgatgagagtctactggaaacaacataaaatttgaaagggaagaattgttctgtgatcaattatctgtcctaaagtgtaaacatcataaaatttgcaagggaacaactgttctgtgatcaattaccgtatatggcctacagtgtacaggtaagatgctggctgactgctaactcagtaccgcacctacgttaggtaccggtaccgccgtGAATTCAGCTCTCATCtctttgttggacacgtagtggacataacgatcgtttcaatattatgttgttgttgttgttgttcttgttctttgacacgtttttaaaaagtcgcctttctcttcgaatactggaccaattgctttgaaattttcagtggttaaagataaaaattttctccagaaggctattactttttttttgctatgacgtcatcaaaattatgtgactctacgtgtccatatatttgagcatagctctcttgttttaagtCGGTTTATTATTTGTGTTGCGTAAGTTCAAAATATCGAATACAGTGATTTATGCAGCATATTTAAccgatttatattaaaaacagtATTATACAGCGTGGCCCCTATGCTTGAACCACTGCTGGTCATCTCTATCAATCCCTCAAGTAATGTCCAAATTTTTCTCGGCACAAACACGTAATATTCTGTATTCACCGTTTGGACTCTTCCATGTCCTGATAGCAGAAGGTGCGCTTCAGCAGAAAACTAAGCGAATGGTTGGgaattttgcaaaattattgaGTATAATCGTAAAGGTATAATCATACGCAAACAAAAGTTCAAGGACAAAGAAGATTGATACTTTTTTGGAGATAGTAAaggaatttttgtttttcgttttttagAATCTAGATAACCTTGAATTTCCAGAAGCTGAAATGCACAACTATCATTGGGTTTATACTTCCAAACCCATGTTCAGTGTTCCATCTTTTTGGGAACagaatcaaattcaaatatcCTCACGAGGGAGATCGAGTTGAAAGGTTTTTTTATTGCTCTTGCCAGCTCATTCTTGGTAGAACGAGTATTTAGTACAGTGACCGCACTTTTACATATCACAAGAGATTCCTTCGACAGTTTCAGAAGTGTAAATACCATCTATTGCTGCGTTAAAAGACTGCCAcaatgagatgtgtatgtggcgtttttttttcaaacatattaTTCAAAATCACATTGATTTTATTTACTTAATgttaatgtgaaggatgatgaTTTTATGCCCTTGTacgagtgtgtgtgtgtgcgtgcgtgctttaatttgtttttatacttttgggtgagcgaacacgtaatacttcttttatcaatacctttccatctaaaatcggtaCGCTTCAAACATCACTtcaggttttgtttgctctcccgattctataatcaattatttttgtttttttctattattttatcgtctgctgctgattatggagtcaaaataaacttatacgcCGTCCAAATGaagatctgacaagcgagtacgaaatttaatCTGGGTGCTGTAATGCATTTTAGGTAAAGCTACTCAGAGCAATATATTCTTCCAAACGTGCACATAACTGCAATGCCGACTGGGCATAACGAGCAAACTGGTTTCGAAGTGCACAAGAAAGCAACACATTTTTCCGTTCAAGCACTTTAGAATGTTCGACCCTCGTCGCGAACTCCCTCCGTTtcccagacaattttaaatttcaaaaatgaaaattaactcgaacgacatacaactgacgctcCTTGTTAAAAAAACAGGCGCTGTACAGCAGCATTTATTACTACAGGAATCCGCGTAGAGATAGTAATAAATTTAagatcaaattttgttttatgtaataaatttcgggtcgttcgagggccgcaacaaataaGCTcgtgggccgcagtttgccgacccctgcattaGACCATGGTTTTCAATCCACTGAGCGTGACGCCTTTCGTCCGCGTTAATTTTGCCAAATCGTGCGAATCTCTGACTAGCTTCCtgtttattttgttgaaaattggaAGGTCCCTCATTCTGATATAAAGTATGATCTAGGAGAGAGGCCTACAGCCATGTATGTTTTGGAGTTCGTCATATCGCcgatatatacaatatatatatatataaattggcaGCGATGCTTGTTAAGTTAAACTATTGTAAGTTAGGTTCAACTTCATAATTGCACAGCTACTAATCACAAACAATTCTAACTATCAAGATCCAAATAGTTGAAATGCAGCatgatgttttatttatttgcaaGTGTAAATCAAACCGACAAATAATTCATATAAAAAGTGTACATTCATGAATTAAGCAATAAATactaaacatatatataaatatatatagcaaaAAATTTACGAAGGTACTAGTTTCAATTTTTGCGAAGGAAACGTGCACATTTGTCTGTTGACTTTGTAGACCCAAAATCTTGTTATAATTGCGGTATTGATAGTAACAAATTCATCAATAAAGACATATAAGACACCTTTATATGTAAATATAGTTTGATGTAGTGAGTTTGTTTTGTAAAGATGAAATAACGAATCAACATACAACACTTGATGGAGTGAATACACCGAAAAAGG
This genomic interval from Styela clava chromosome 15, kaStyClav1.hap1.2, whole genome shotgun sequence contains the following:
- the LOC120334583 gene encoding replication factor C subunit 2-like, translating into MADTSNEKPAYELPWIEKYRPTQLSEIVGNETTVGRLEVFSKKGNVPNIIIAGPPGAGKTTSILCLARALLGPLYKDAVLELNASNDRGIDVVRNKIKMFAQKKVTLSQGRHKFIILDEADSMTSGAQQALRRTMEIYSKTTRFALACNQSDKIIEPIQSRCAVLRYTKLTDAQILSRLMEVIEKEKVEYTDDGLEAIIFTSQGDMRQALNNLQSTHQGFGIVNGANVFKVCDEPHPLLIKNMLDKCIVGNLDEAYKIIHHFWSMGYSAEDIITNIFRVTKTHQMAEYLKLEYIKEIGLLHMKIIEGVNSLLQLSALLARLCKVSKPA